In the genome of Nycticebus coucang isolate mNycCou1 chromosome 12, mNycCou1.pri, whole genome shotgun sequence, one region contains:
- the SBK1 gene encoding serine/threonine-protein kinase SBK1 isoform X1 gives MSVGCPEPEPPHSMPCCGPGTAPGSGAGVPLLTEDMQALTLRTLAASDVTKHYELVRELGKGTYGKVDLVAYKGTGTKMALKFVNKSKTKLKNFLREVSITNSLSSSPFIIKVFDVVFETEDCYVFAQEYAPAGDLFDIIPPQVGLPEDTVKRCVQQLGLALDFMHGRQLVHRDIKPENVLLFDRECRRVKLADFGMTRRVGCRVKRVSGTIPYTAPEVCQAGRADGFAVDTGVDVWAFGVLIFCVLTGNFPWEAASGADAFFEEFVRWQRGRLPGLPSQWRRFTEPALRMFQRLLALEPERRGPAKEVFRFLKHELTSELRRRPSHRARKPPGDRLPAAGPLRLEAPGPLKRTVLTESGSGSRPAPPAVGPVPVPVPVPVPEAGLAPPGPPGRTDGRPDKSKGQVVLATAIEICV, from the exons ATGAGTGTGGGCTGCCCAGAGCCTGAGCCGCCCCACTCCATGCCCTGCTGTGGGCCGGGGACCGCCCCTGGATCTGGTGCTGGTGTGCCTCTTCTCACAGAAGACATGCAAGCGCTGACCCTACGCACACTGGCTGCCAGCGATGTCACCAAACACTATGAACTTGTCCGGGAACTGGGCAAAGGCACCTATGGGAAGGTGGACCTGGTGGCCTACAAGGGCACAG GCACCAAAATGGCACTGAAGTTtgtgaacaagagcaaaaccaaGCTGAAGAACTTCCTAAGGGAGGTGAGCATCACCAACAGCCTCTCCTCCAGCCCTTTCATCATCAAGGTCTTTGAtgtggtttttgagacagaggacTGCTATGTCTTTGCCCAGGAGTACGCGCCCGCTGGGGACCTGTTTGACATCATCCCTCCCCAG GTTGGGCTCCCCGAGGACACGGTGAAGCGCTGCGTGCAGCAGCTGGGCCTGGCGCTGGACTTCATGCACGGGCGGCAGCTGGTGCACCGCGACATCAAGCCTGAGAACGTGCTGCTGTTCGACCGCGAGTGCCGCCGCGTGAAGCTGGCCGACTTCGGCATGACGCGCCGCGTGGGCTGCCGCGTGAAGCGCGTCAGCGGCACCATCCCCTATACGGCCCCCGAAGTGTGCCAGGCGGGCCGCGCCGATGGCTTCGCGGTGGACACGGGCGTGGACGTGTGGGCCTTCGGCGTGCTCATCTTCTGCGTGCTCACGGGCAACTTCCCGTGGGAGGCGGCGTCGGGCGCCGACGCCTTCTTCGAGGAGTTCGTGCGCTGGCAGAGGGGCCGCCTGCCCGGGCTGCCGTCGCAGTGGCGCCGCTTCACGGAGCCGGCGCTGCGCATGTTCCAGCGGCTCCTGGCGCTGGAGCCCGAGCGCCGCGGCCCGGCCAAGGAGGTCTTCCGCTTCCTCAAGCACGAGCTCACGTCCGAGCTGCGGCGCCGGCCCTCGCACCGCGCGCGCAAGCCGCCCGGGGACCGCCTGCCCGCCGCCGGGCCGCTGCGCCTCGAGGCGCCCGGGCCGCTCAAGCGAACCGTGCTCACCGAGAGCGGCAGCGGCTCCCGCCCCGCGCCCCCGGCTGTTGGGCCGGTGCCCGTGCCCGTGCCCGTGCCGGTGCCCGAGGCTGGCCTGGCTCCCCCGGGTCCTCCCGGCAGGACCGACGGCCGCCCGGACAAGAGCAAAGGGCAGGTGGTGCTGGCCACGGCCATCGAGATCTGCGTCTAA
- the SBK1 gene encoding serine/threonine-protein kinase SBK1 isoform X2 — protein MSVGCPEPEPPHSMPCCGPGTAPGSGAGVPLLTEDMQALTLRTLAASDVTKHYELVRELGKGTYGKVDLVAYKGTGTKMALKFVNKSKTKLKNFLREVGLPEDTVKRCVQQLGLALDFMHGRQLVHRDIKPENVLLFDRECRRVKLADFGMTRRVGCRVKRVSGTIPYTAPEVCQAGRADGFAVDTGVDVWAFGVLIFCVLTGNFPWEAASGADAFFEEFVRWQRGRLPGLPSQWRRFTEPALRMFQRLLALEPERRGPAKEVFRFLKHELTSELRRRPSHRARKPPGDRLPAAGPLRLEAPGPLKRTVLTESGSGSRPAPPAVGPVPVPVPVPVPEAGLAPPGPPGRTDGRPDKSKGQVVLATAIEICV, from the exons ATGAGTGTGGGCTGCCCAGAGCCTGAGCCGCCCCACTCCATGCCCTGCTGTGGGCCGGGGACCGCCCCTGGATCTGGTGCTGGTGTGCCTCTTCTCACAGAAGACATGCAAGCGCTGACCCTACGCACACTGGCTGCCAGCGATGTCACCAAACACTATGAACTTGTCCGGGAACTGGGCAAAGGCACCTATGGGAAGGTGGACCTGGTGGCCTACAAGGGCACAG GCACCAAAATGGCACTGAAGTTtgtgaacaagagcaaaaccaaGCTGAAGAACTTCCTAAGGGAG GTTGGGCTCCCCGAGGACACGGTGAAGCGCTGCGTGCAGCAGCTGGGCCTGGCGCTGGACTTCATGCACGGGCGGCAGCTGGTGCACCGCGACATCAAGCCTGAGAACGTGCTGCTGTTCGACCGCGAGTGCCGCCGCGTGAAGCTGGCCGACTTCGGCATGACGCGCCGCGTGGGCTGCCGCGTGAAGCGCGTCAGCGGCACCATCCCCTATACGGCCCCCGAAGTGTGCCAGGCGGGCCGCGCCGATGGCTTCGCGGTGGACACGGGCGTGGACGTGTGGGCCTTCGGCGTGCTCATCTTCTGCGTGCTCACGGGCAACTTCCCGTGGGAGGCGGCGTCGGGCGCCGACGCCTTCTTCGAGGAGTTCGTGCGCTGGCAGAGGGGCCGCCTGCCCGGGCTGCCGTCGCAGTGGCGCCGCTTCACGGAGCCGGCGCTGCGCATGTTCCAGCGGCTCCTGGCGCTGGAGCCCGAGCGCCGCGGCCCGGCCAAGGAGGTCTTCCGCTTCCTCAAGCACGAGCTCACGTCCGAGCTGCGGCGCCGGCCCTCGCACCGCGCGCGCAAGCCGCCCGGGGACCGCCTGCCCGCCGCCGGGCCGCTGCGCCTCGAGGCGCCCGGGCCGCTCAAGCGAACCGTGCTCACCGAGAGCGGCAGCGGCTCCCGCCCCGCGCCCCCGGCTGTTGGGCCGGTGCCCGTGCCCGTGCCCGTGCCGGTGCCCGAGGCTGGCCTGGCTCCCCCGGGTCCTCCCGGCAGGACCGACGGCCGCCCGGACAAGAGCAAAGGGCAGGTGGTGCTGGCCACGGCCATCGAGATCTGCGTCTAA